The genome window CCATCTCACAGGACCTCCTCCAGGACCCAGGTGCAGGGGTTCAATATTTGGGTTGCATCTAACgagaggagcagggaagctCCTGACGTGCTCTGCCTGACTTTGCCAGGTAGTCACAGCCCCACGTTTTGGGGCCATCTCACCATTTCCTGGTGGTCGGGTGTGGGCGCCCTCCTGTATCCGTAGGGGAAGAGCAGCATCTGGGAGTAGCTGTGGATGGAGATGACGGATTTCACGTTCCCGTGGGTGCGGATGAAATCCACGATGGCTCTCACTTCCCTCTCGGAGTGGGCGTGAGGGCCATGATAGGTCTCGGAGCAGggattgctgctggagccagcacctggagcagggggaggaggagatCCAGAGAAGATCCCTCAGGAAGGGTTTCCATCCCTGGGTTTCTCTGCTCTAGCAGAAAGTTTTGATGTTTTGAGGCACAAACAATGCCCGGCGTGGGGACCTGGTGGCCGAGGTCTCACCTCCAAACCCAGCATCCCAATTTCGGTTGGGATCCACTCCGACGCAGCGGGATCCAGCGTTGATGGACCTGGTCTTGCGCCACAGGCGGTTCTAGGAGCGCACGGAGAGGAGACTGGAACGGGGATGTGAACCCCAACCCCTGCCAAGCATCTCCAGGGATCTCCACTCACCGTCCCACGTGGGGAGGAACATCCCTCCCCACCCAAAAACCACAGACAGCCATGGTTGGGAACAGCGCTGGAACATCCCCCCACGATGTCCCCACACTCACAGAGCTGTGGGTGAAGGCAAAGCCGTCAGGGTTGGTGACAATCTCCAGAAAAATGTCCATGCTGTCCAGGATGGCCGTGACAGAGGGGTCCTGCCCGTATTCCTTGGCGATCTGTGCATGGAGaggtgcaggagctgccctggtgCCCCTCGGACACAAGGGGTGGGACGGATGCAGGGTAAGAACTGGGGTCCCACATCCCAGGTGATCCCAAAGTCACCTTGTTGGCCGTCCAGACACCGGTGGCTTGGGTGATCCATTCCCGTGAGTGGATGCCGGTGTCCAGCCAGATGGCCGGACGATTCGGTCCCCCAGTGCTGAACTGTGCAGAATCACACCATTTTTCCAACTATTGAGGTTGGGAAAAACCCtccagaatcatggaatccaccctgtgccccatccccaccttgtccccagcccagagccctgagtgccacatccagggattccttggacacctctaGGAATGGGCtctccaaagctccctgggcagcccttgcCAAGGCCTgaccccctttccatggggaaattcctgctgctgtccaccctgagcctcccttGGCACAACTTCTCATCCTGAGGGGGATTTTCAGGACGAGGCTGCCCCAGGACCCACCTTCAGCACGTACAGGGGCCGCTTCTCGTAGCTCTGCCCGATCTGGATCTTGCTGACGAGGCTGGGATGATCCTCCACCAGGACGTCCATCCACTGGTAGATCTGGAAGGAGGAGCTGTTGGGTCACGAGGCTCAGCCTGGTTCTCACCTTTTGCTTTTGAGGGTATCCAGCACTGGCTGCCACAAGCAGAGCTTCCCTGGGGAAGATCTGGTGCTTCCCTGGAGACCTGGGACTCTCCTGGAGAAGACCTCGTGATTCCCTGGAGAACACGAGGTGGCTGAGGCTCTGtgtgagcagggaaaggcaCATCACGAGGTTTTTGGAAAAGTAGAATGAATGGTGGGGGGAAAAGCTCTGAGAACCACCCCCCCCCAACACCACCAGAGCCCCAACCAGTCCCAAACTGGGCTCCAAGCACCCCCAAAGTGAAGCTGAAAATGTCTTCCACAGGGTGAGAGATTCCAGGCGTGGCCATGCTGGATGTGGAAGGTTTCCCAGTCTCCCATCTCAGCTAAAAGCTCCACCAAGGAGGAGAAACATGTCCCAGGGAGGTCTCGCTGTCACAAGAACTCACCACAACCTTCACCACATGGATGTGACCCCAGCAGGACAAAGCCAATGCTCTGCAGAGAAAGGTACCTCATCTATGGTGTGGTAGGAGGCGAAATCGAATGTCCTGGAGCTTCTCTTTACCCTCCTAGACCTCCtcatgctttccttttcttcatccAATAGTTCCTGGttaggaggcaaaaaaaaacccaagatcAAAAAGGTTGGAAGGagccagatttttcttcttgatttcCAACTGTTTGGACTTTCTCTCAGGATTGAGCTGCAGGAGATCATCCTGTTCCCATCATAGCTGTTACCTGCACGTCCTCGATCATGATGCTGTAGGAAAAATTATGGGAATCCAGGAATTTTTTGACTTCTTGGAGGCTGGGGAAGGGCACCCGCAGGTCCACGGGGTGGCTGGGGCTGTTGGGGTGACGCCAAAAGTCCACCTGGGAAGAAGAAGTTGAGCTGAAAGGGAGAACTCGGCCCCATCCTTCGCTGGTGCTCATCCACTGAGCTCCCCAACACCTCCAGGGGTCTCACAGGAATTTCCATGAAGGATCTAAAAAGGTTTTTGGACAATTTTTGGGCCACAGATGGATGTCTGCATAGGGATTTACAGAAGTGTTTCAGCCCAAGTTGTTTGAGTAAGTACTTGTGGAATGTTCCCAGTTCGCACGaaacaggagctctgagctcaAAGAGCCCCAGGttaaattcatatttatatGGTTCTAAGTTATACATCTCaaaaatggggaggaaaattGGATTGGGTGGCAAAAGGAGGAGGGAGCCCTGGATTCCCCAGGGTCTGTGACCAGGGAGGTGCTCAGGACCCCTGAGAgctcacctgcagctcctcctgctcgCCCAGCACCCTGAGCAGGACGATGTGCTCCTCGTTCCTGGCTGTGACACGCAGGACCTGGTCcctgcagggaggcagaggggtCACAGAGAGGGGACTCTGGCCTGGGGGGAGGCTGGGAAAGCTCCACACCGGCTCAGAGGGTTGGAAAATGCATCAATATTTGGTGTTGAGAGAAAACAATGCAGGTTCAAAGCAGCCATGACAGGGAAAGAGCAAGTGCTGGGAGCCTGAGATGATCTCCAGCCTTGTTTGATCAGCTCCCAAGATGTTGGGCAATATCTCACATGGATATGTTCTCTGTCTATGGATGTATTCCCTAGCAGAGGTcccagtccagcctggctgggcttcCCAAGGACAGGCACAACCCCTGGAAAGGAGGAAATGTTCTGTGGGAGAGAGGTTTTCTTATCTCAGATCAATCCTCTACCTCCAACCTCTCCTGTTGGGCAGTGCTTAAAGCCACTcccaaaatggcacaaaattcCTTCACCTTTCCCCTTTCATACCTTTCATCCTCTTAACTCCCATTTATCAGTTTAACCACTTCCCCAAGGTGATAGCAATTTCCATTCTGTGCCTGGGGGACTCAGGCAGGCATTAAATCCTTGTGATTTTTTCCTGAATCAGGAAGCAGCCCTGACGTTCCCTGGCCAGTCTTGGCTTGCGGCTGCTCGGATCCCTCCCGGCCACCCCCCTGCCTGGAGGAGAGTGATGGGATCCTGGAGGGATTCCTCAACCACGGCATCGTGTccaaggaggaaggaaagcagggaGGAAGGTGGGTTGTTCacatcacagaatatcctgagctggaaggggccCATAAGGATCAAATCCAAGTCCAGGCtctgcccagacaccccaacaatcccaccctgttcttgagagtgttgtccaaacactctTGGatctctggcagccttgggaatgtgaccattccctggggagcctgggcagtgcagtGATCCTCGTTCTGGATCAGGAacctttcctgatatccaacctaaccccccctggcacagctccatccaTACCCTGGGTCATGAGATCACCAGCTCTGGCTCCAGCGTCAGTCCAGCTGGTGGGATGTCCAGCATCCTGAGGGTTCTTTTTTATGGATAGGTTTTCCCTACTCTGAACATGGAATTCCCACTTCCTCTACAAATTAGTTCTCATTGCCAGTCCATTTCTGGAAATGGGTTGGAAGCTTTGGGAGTTTTGGGTTGTCCTGACCCCCTGCTACATTCCATGCCCCCTTCTCAGCCTCATTCCTGCACTGGTGCTGTTCCTATCTCCAGGAGCTGCAACCAGGATGTTCATCCTGGAAAAGTGCTGGCCTCCCTCCACAGGGCTCCTTCTCCAGCCACATCTTGTTCTTTCCCACGGTGTGTTATTCCCAGAAATCCTTGGCTGTTATTCCCAGCAATCCTTGGGTTTTATTCCCGACAGTCCTTGGATGGCTCCACAGCCATCGTCTTTGAGCCATACAAATGCTCCCCATATCCTCTGGGATTCCACAGCCTTGCAAAGCTTGGAGCGATGCCCTCAGGCTTCAGCATTCCCTAATTTCAACCTGCTGCACGCTCCAAACCTCCCTCCAAACCTGGGCTGAAACCAAATCTTTCCTAGTTGGCAGAAAACCCTGTCGGATTTCCATCCTTTGGGATGTCACCCTTCTGGTTGACCCTGAAGGACGGTGGGTGGGGATGTGCCTCTCTCAGctggatccccatcccagctgtAGTGTCCCACCACCCTCTGTCCCAGCAGGACTCACCCCACGAAAAGCTGCTCGGTGCTGGTGACCCCCAGGAGGGCGAGGAAGACCAGGAGGGTCTCCATGGtgggtgggagcagagcacagccccgAGGACAGACAGAACCCCCTCGGTGGTCGGGGTCCCTCCCGGAGCTCCTCACCAGGGCCGCATCCGCCGTCCCCGTGTCGGCGTCGGCAGCGAcaaacagagcaggcaggaagggCTCCCGCGAGCCCAAATGTTTGCTTTATTTGGCAAAGTCAACACAAGAGCAGCCAAATTAGGGAGGATCTGATAACGTCTTCCTCGGTGAGTGGGCCTTGGATGAGTGTCCGTGCTCCCAGCTCCGAGCTGCCGTGGGCACGGGCGGCTCCCAACCCACGGGCGTGGGACAGTGGGGATGGCGTGGTCACAGGAGCCCCAAAACCACAAGGAAACACCTCTTTGTTTCCATGGATTTCTTCATTACACATTGCTATGAGTAAGTCAATCCTAATTATGATTAGTAATGCATGTGTAATTACAAGCTACTACAAAGTTACTTGCAGAAAAAGGAAGCATTTAAGCATAGACTTATTTATGATTAATTAGTTTATGCATACATTATAGATATAGATACAtttagtatatatatatatgaaatgtaaaatatattattcaAATTATTCATCAAACCATTCCCAGGAGTGGGGTCACTTGATGGTGGATGAAATCTCACTTCAAAGCTGATGGAAGTCGTGGAGCTCAGAGGTGCACAAGGACGTTCAGCTGGGGTAACGCTCAGACAGAAAGGCTCATTTTTGGGtagaaaatgaattatttttatgttttcagtgTAAGCagtggctctggagcagctgtcACTGACTGGGGCTATCCCAGGAGGTCAGTTTGTCAGAGGTGTCTTTGTTCCCCAGTTAAAGCAGCGTCTTTGTTCTGCAGGTTACAGCAGGGCCTTTGTTGGGCCTTATCTACACTGCCCCTGAGCTCCCACCGCGCTTGTCAGGGATGCTCCAGGTTCCTGGGCTGTGTTCCCAGGCTGGCAGGCACCTCCCAGCGCAGGTTGTTACAGCTGACATCCTCTGACCatgtttttctccattaaaTCCAGGGGATTCTGGCTgcaccaggagcaggaggtgctgtgGGAAGGTGCTGGGATCTGTTGGGGCTTTGCAGTGCAGAACTGGTGCTGTTGCTGAGGTGGTTCCAGGATCTTCCTCGGGGCAGGATCATGGGGTGGttgaggtgggaagggaccaCGGGAGGTCTGTGTTCAATGCCTGGGTGGAGCATGGTCAGCTCTGGGGACCCACCAGGGCCCTCCTCGTTGGATCTTGGAGTCCTCCACAGATGGAggctgcacagccccactgGCACCAggtcctgctgcttctcctcctggTGAAAAGCATGTCCTGCTATCCCTCCTGGTTCTCCCTTGTTCCAGCTGATGCTGTTTTCTCTCCCATCACTCTCTGTGGTGAAGAGCCTGGCTGTTTCCTCAATAATCTCCTTCCTTGGGATGGGAAGGTCTCTGTTAGGTCCCCCACCCCAGACCTGTGTCATCTCCAGCCCATCTCCCTCCTCGCCCCACCATGGCACACACTCTCCTGTTCCTCTGGGTGGCATCCACTGCTCTGGCTCCAGATCTCTCTGGAATCAGGGTTCCAGACCGGGATGAGCTCTCCTAATACCAGGCACTTAaagaggaggggacagggggccTCAAGCCCTGGACGGTTGGAATGAGCTTCCACACCAGGACAAGGTCACAGTTCCACATTCCCAGGTGAGGCTCCCCAAGCTCTGCAGTTCCTGCTCTGGAGACAAGAGCTCATCCAGCTCCAAGAGCCAGCTGTGTGCTCTGTCCCTGGGATTCACCATCAGTGGTTTTTAATCACCGGGCAGAGGATGGGATTTTGGAAAGCTGGGTCAGTTTGGGAAGCAGGTGCCACTGGATAAGGCCACGAGCATAGGGGACAGAGACATGTGGGGAGCACTGGCTGCCTCAAGCATGGGTTTGCTTTccaaaacagctgcttttaacccaaacccagcccccTGGGGTACCTCCCTCAGCTgtgctttcccattttcctgccaACAGCTCCGTGCCCTGAGTCCGCAGGGTTTATTGGACACATCAGTGCTGTTTGCTCTCCTGCCAGCCTCCCAAGGGTGAGTAACTCACCAGCTGCTGGGGGGTCACAAGACACCAAGATAAACCTGTTAGACTCGATAatcaccacagcagcagcagccagagctaaTCTCTGATCCTTCAGGGCCTCCTGAGCTCTTTGCTCTTAATCCCCAAGAAATTTGCAggatgaaaatggaaagagggGCTCCCGAGGGCCTGGGTGCAGGATGAGGGGAGGAGTCCTCCCATCTCCATCTTCCCTCCAACCATGTCCACTGGGAACACatgggagggagaaaaggggCAGCCAAATAGATGGGGGTGTACATTTGAGGACAGTGGTCAGGGGCCTGGCAGGGTCCTGAGGCTTGTTAAGGgaaattaaattcctttaaTCAGTTCCATAGCCTAGATTATGCTGGTTAACACCAGGCCCTCTGCACCAGCcccttcagcctggagaaggatgcagggagagcttccagcacattccaggccctaaaggggctccaggagagctgcagagggactggggacaaggcctgcagggacaggacccagggaatggctcccactgccagagggcagggatggatgggatcttgggaattgggaattcctggctgggctggaattgccagagcagctggggctgcccctgcatccctggaatatccaaggctaggctggacactggggctggagcagcctgggacagtgggaggtgtccctgccatggcaggaggtggcactggatgtGTGGGCAGGGAGAATTGTGTCCCAAAATCTCCTCAAGGATGCGTCACGCATAAAGAACAGGACACGTGCCAAACACCACGGAGGGATTGCACAGGGGTTTATTCAGCCCTTTCTATCGTGACAGCCATCACAGCACACAGAGGATTTAtgagctggtgctgcagagagctgactcccagcccagctctcagGAGGACTTGTCCCGCACGTGCTCCATGATTTTCTTCAGGCCCAGCCAGGTCTCCCTGGCAGCGGGGACGATCTGGTTGGCGGGCAGCAGGAAGCCGTAGCGCCCCGTGTCCCGCAGCTCGAAGGCAAAGGAATATTTGATCCCATTGTCATAGCTCCAGTCAATGCTGCCTCCACTGGCTTGGTCTGGAACAGAAAGGGAGATGGTCCAGATGGGGGAGCAGAGGAATGGTGGAGCTCTGTTGTCCTGCTGTTTGTATTTTGGGGGACAAGGATGAGGTTTGGATGGGAACGCTCAGGTCCGATGTGTGACCGGTGGTGTCACTGCACAGGAGCACTGTGGCTTCCACAAGGGACAGACCCTATGGGGAGGACAGGGATTGGTGTCCTGGGACAGCCCCTAAAAGCTCTGAGTGGCCAAATACTCACAGATGGTTTTGCAAATGGTGCCCACTTGAAAGGTGGTGCCATAGAGGGAGCGGATGGAactggcagcagctcttcccagagATTCCTGGAGGGgagaagatgaaggaaaataaagaagcagCCACACTTCCTGAGATTAAACATTAGGATTTCACCAGAAATCTCCAAACTGCTTTGGAGATGATTCACACCAACAGCAAGCACAGCTTCCACAGCATTTCTGGGAGGGGCCACTGCGGGTGAATGAACTTCCAGCAGGTTCTGTAAGTGTTCATCCACTGTTTATCTCACTGCCTTGTCAAGGAGAGGCTCAAGAGATACCAGAAATTCCCAAGGCAGTTGGGATCTTCCAATACTCCAAGGTCAACTTTGTGTTCACTTCAACTACGTAATGGGGGTTGGATGGAAAACAGAGCTGGGTTCTTTgtgaaggagggaaaaaggcaATAAATTGCCACAGGGGAACTGCATTTAGGCATTAGGACAAAACAAAATCCCCATGAGATTAGGGAAACTTTGGGACGAGCTCGAAAAAGCTGTGGAATTCTTCTTTAGAAATATCAAAACAATTCATCCAAACTCAGACTGAAATTGGCTCTGACTCcaaagccctcccagcacagggttAGAAAAGAGACCTCCAGAATCTTTCCCATTGGAATTGTGGTTGTGAGATCCACATTGGCTCAGAGATATTATTCCAGCTGTGGTGCTGTCATTAGGGAAGAGTATGGAAAGTACAGAAAGGCAGCTGGACAGAAGAGAGGAAGGTAAAACCAAGTCCTGTTGTCTCACCAGCTCGGCATAATCATCTGGCCTGGTGCATTTGTATCCATAGGGATACATCAGGAGCTGGGAATAACTGTGGAGGGTCAGGAAGGCCTTGAAGTTTCCATGATTCTTGATGAAGTCGACAACAGATTTCACTTCCACCTCGGAGTTGGCATGGGGCCCGTGGTAGGAGTCAGAGCAGGGGCTGTCACTGGCTCCAGGACCT of Vidua macroura isolate BioBank_ID:100142 chromosome 5, ASM2450914v1, whole genome shotgun sequence contains these proteins:
- the LOC128808144 gene encoding carboxypeptidase A1-like, producing the protein METLLVFLALLGVTSTEQLFVGDQVLRVTARNEEHIVLLRVLGEQEELQVDFWRHPNSPSHPVDLRVPFPSLQEVKKFLDSHNFSYSIMIEDVQELLDEEKESMRRSRRVKRSSRTFDFASYHTIDEIYQWMDVLVEDHPSLVSKIQIGQSYEKRPLYVLKFSTGGPNRPAIWLDTGIHSREWITQATGVWTANKIAKEYGQDPSVTAILDSMDIFLEIVTNPDGFAFTHSSNRLWRKTRSINAGSRCVGVDPNRNWDAGFGGAGSSSNPCSETYHGPHAHSEREVRAIVDFIRTHGNVKSVISIHSYSQMLLFPYGYRRAPTPDHQEMNELAKKAVSDLAAVFGTKYTYGSIANTIYMAGGTTIDWAYDNGVKYSFTLELRDSGRYGFLLPSSQIIPTATETWPALLDIMVHVLKHPY